GCAATGCCCTGGCGGGCCAACGAAGCCGCTATTCCCGCAAACAAGCGGTAGTCGCCTTGGCGGGCGTCGCGGTCCTGGCTGCCCATGTCGGAGAGCAGCACCACGGCCGGAAACGGCCCGGCCCCGTCGGGAATGCTGAGCGTGCCCGCCAGCCGCACGTTGCCGGGCTGGCTCAGAATAGACACCTGCTCGGTGTGATAGGTATTGGCCGTGGGCCGGGTAATTGGGCTGACCTGCCCGGCCGTAGTGGGAGCGGCTTTCTGGCCCAATACCGCCGCTGGCAGCAACCAAGCCAGCACCGCCCACGGGCCCACCCAACGGAAAATAATTGTCAACATATCAAACTACGCAATGGCCCGGCCGCCCCGATTGGGTGAGTCTAGGATTCTCTAATTCTTTAAAAAAACAGTACCGGCGTACGCTACGGCAGCAACACCCGGTCGATGACGTGCACCACGCCGTTGGTGCACTGCACGTCGGGAATCACCATGTTGGCCACGTTGGTGCCATTGCCGCCGCCTTTCACCGTCAGTACGCCGTTGTTGAAAGCGCCCAATACCACGGGGGCACCGCCCGCCGAAAGCACGGTGGTGCTTTCCGGCAGCTCCGAGGTGAACTTGCTGCCTTGCGCCCCGCCCACCACGTGGTTGAGCAGCACGCTGGTTACCACGGATACCGGCAGCTTCCGGATGTCCTTGGGATGGTTGAGGGGCACGTTCAGCAGCACGCCCAGGTCTTTGAAGGCTTGGTCGGTGGGGGCAAAAACGGTGATTGGGGCGCTACCGGGCGTGGCGGTAAGCGCGCCGGCCAGGTTGCAGTACAGCACCGCTTCCACCAGAAAAGTCAGCTCCGGCTTCACAAACACGTCGCCGTTGTTCAGGGCAAGGGCCGAATTGAGCACATCGGCCCCCGTGGCCAGCAGCACTTTATCAATGGGGTGAATCAGGCCGTTGGAGGCCCGCACGTCGGTGCCCAGAATCTTGGAGCCGTTCACGTACAGGCTATTATCGGCCCGCCGGATAATGCGCCGCTGCAGCCCCGCCAACGCCGACGCCGAGCTGCTGCCGGGCGTGAGGGCGCTGCCCGGGAGCGTGCCACTGAACACGTGGTAAAACAGCGTGTTGCGCAAAAACGGCTGCTGCAGCCCCGTCAGGTCCTGGGCCGAGGTCAGCCCCAGGCGGGCGAAGGCCGCATTGGTGGGCGCAAATACGGTGTAGTTGCCGCCATCGTTGGGGTTTTTGTTGCCGAGCAGCAGGGCCACATTGCCCCGAATGGCGGCGTCTTCCAAGGTCTGGAAGTCGGGATTTGCGACCGCAATGTTGGTGATGGACGGGGCCACTTCCTCATTTTTTGCGCAGCCGCCCAGCAGGAATAAGCTCAACGCTAGAGTTGGCAGTAATTGGTAATTTTTTTTCATCGTGCAAAAACTTTACTTCGTCGGGCTAAACTGTAGTTTCATCATAATACCCTGAATACAAACGCATTTAAAAGCCCCACGGATTGCGCGAAGGTAAATCCGGGCACCTAAACCCACCCGTAAATTGCAGCGTGGCCAGCTCCAGAAGGGCTGGTTTTTCCTTGCTATTGGGAAAGTATTTCTGTCCCTTAATTTTTCTTCATCCCCTTTTATGCGAAATTTTTCCGCATTGATTTTAAGTACCTTTTTATGTGGGGCGGCGGCCTCTACTGCGCAGGCCCAAAGCGTGGTGAGCGGCTTCATGGCGGGCAAAGGCCACGGCTCGGTGGTGGTGTCGGGCACCACGGAGCGCTACGAAACCGTGTACCTCGCGCCGAAGCAAATCGACGGGGTGCCCATTTTCCACGAGGTGCGTGTCAACTCGCTCAACCTCTACGCCACCTACGGCCTCAGCGACAAGATTGACGCCATTGTAAGCCTGCCCTACATCCAGTCGAAGGGCAAAGCCGCGGGCACCGTCATCAACGACCTGGACGCCCTCTACTCCACGGCCGGCTACACCAACGTGCGCCGGGGCATGCAGGACCTCACCGGCATCCTCAAGTTCAAGGCCTACAGCCGGGAAATCGGCAGCAGCATTCTCGACTTGCTGGGTGTGGTCAGCCTGAGCACCCCCATCAGCGATTACCAAACCAAAACGGGCTACGGCTACATCATCGCCATCGGCAACCACGCCACCAAGTACACGGCCGCGGGCGTGGCCCACCTCAAAACCAGCTCCGGGGTATTTGCCACCGGCCAGGTAGGCTACAGCCTGCGCACCGGC
This region of Hymenobacter sedentarius genomic DNA includes:
- a CDS encoding fasciclin domain-containing protein, with product MSLFLLGGCAKNEEVAPSITNIAVANPDFQTLEDAAIRGNVALLLGNKNPNDGGNYTVFAPTNAAFARLGLTSAQDLTGLQQPFLRNTLFYHVFSGTLPGSALTPGSSSASALAGLQRRIIRRADNSLYVNGSKILGTDVRASNGLIHPIDKVLLATGADVLNSALALNNGDVFVKPELTFLVEAVLYCNLAGALTATPGSAPITVFAPTDQAFKDLGVLLNVPLNHPKDIRKLPVSVVTSVLLNHVVGGAQGSKFTSELPESTTVLSAGGAPVVLGAFNNGVLTVKGGGNGTNVANMVIPDVQCTNGVVHVIDRVLLP